From the Variovorax paradoxus genome, the window CTTCATGCCGATCGTTGCGGCGACCTTGCCGCTGGCGTGGAAGCGGAAGCTGTTGACGAGCGTGTCGGACACGAGCTCGATGCGGCGGTCGAGGGGAAGGGCCGTCGTGGTCATGCGTGCGGTTCGTGTGATGTGTGTGATGTGTGCGATGTGTGCGATGTGTGCGGCCCGTCAGGACTCGAGCCATTCCTTCGCCTTCGATGCGCCATGGGCAATGGCGGCATCGATGTCGTCGAAGTGCCAGGACGGCGCGGGACCGCCGCCGGGCGTGACGAGGCTCAGGAAAGCCGCCCGCGATCTTTCCGATGTGACGGCCACCACCGGAAACGGCACGCCGCCGGGCTCGATGCCCGAGTCCATGAACTGCGAGATGTCCTGGAAGACGCGCAGCAGCGTGTTGCCCCAGCGGTAGCTCATGCCGCGGAAGTCGAGCACCACGCAGTCGGGTTCGAAGGCATGCAGGCCCTGCAGTGCGCTCGTCGCGATGAAGGCGCCATGGCCGTTGCCGAGGCTGCCGTCGGGGTAGTCGCCGTCGAAGGCGACCACCAGCACGGCCACGCGCCCGGTCTGCCTGCGATCGGCCAGCAGGAAGCGGCGGCGCAGGCCATCGGGGATGGCAGGCACGACTTCGGTCAGGGTGTATCGGCTCATCGGTGCGGGGCTCTCCTGTTTCTGCGGACTTGGATCGACCGAATATAGGCCTTCGACAGCAGGCCGTTCGCGCCCTCTCACCGCTGCATAAGCCGACTCTCACGCGTGCGTAAGCGAACTCTCACGGGCCGGTAAGTGCCGCGTCCTAAAGTGAAGAAACCATCACACACAAGGAGACAGCCATGAAGTTCCGTTCGGCAACCCTCTGCATCGCCACCGTGCCCATGCTGGCGCTGGCTTCGTTCGCGCACGCGGGCGGCCGTGGCGATCCGGACTATCCGCAGATCTCGCACTCGACCATGTCGCGCGACGCGGTGGAAGCGGATGCAATGCAAGCCAACACGGCGATGCATCCGACCGAAGTGCTCGAATCGCAGGTTGCCAAGCCGGTGTCCGGCGCGGACCGTGCGCAGGTGCAGGCCGAAGCGGTGCGCGCCAACAACGCGATGCATCCGACCGAGGTGCTCGAGTCGCAGGTCGCACCGCCGGTGGCGTCGGCGAGCCTGCCGTCCGGCGCCAGCGGCGAGTAGACGCACGCGGGCTGCGGCGCGGCGCCGCGATGCATCAAACCGCCATCGAGGGCGGGTAAGCTCGCGGGCCATGAAGCGCAACAGCACTCCCAAAGCCGCCGGCGGCAAGGCTTCTGCAGCCGCCGGCAAGACGCCCGTCGCAGCATCCGGCGCACCCGCTGCAGAGGCGCCCGACGCCCAGGTCTCCTCGGTGCTCGCGCGCATCCAGACGCTGTGGTCCTCGCTCGGCCCGGTGGGCCAGCGCATCGCCGACTTCATCGTGAAGAACCCGCGCGAGGTGGTGCACATGTCGGTCAGCGAAGTGGCCGAGCGCACCGGGTCGAGCGAGGGCAGCATCGTCGGCCTGTGCAAGAACCTCGGCGCCACCGGCTTCCAGCAGATCAAGATCGCGCTGGCGCAGGAGCTGGTGCGGCCGGTGCAGTTCATCCACGAAGACCTCGACCCGCAGGACAACACGACGGCGGTGATCCGCAAGATCTTCCAGAGCAACGTGCAGACGCTGCACGACACCGAGTCCACGCTCGACGCGAAGGCGATGGAGCGCGCGGTGAAGCTGTTCCGCAAGGCCGAGCGCATCGAGATCTACGGCATCGGCAGCTCGGCCACCATCGCCGAGGACGCGCACTACCGCATGCTTCGCATCGGGCTGAACGCCAAGGTGGTGGTCGACTCGCACGTGCAG encodes:
- a CDS encoding MurR/RpiR family transcriptional regulator is translated as MKRNSTPKAAGGKASAAAGKTPVAASGAPAAEAPDAQVSSVLARIQTLWSSLGPVGQRIADFIVKNPREVVHMSVSEVAERTGSSEGSIVGLCKNLGATGFQQIKIALAQELVRPVQFIHEDLDPQDNTTAVIRKIFQSNVQTLHDTESTLDAKAMERAVKLFRKAERIEIYGIGSSATIAEDAHYRMLRIGLNAKVVVDSHVQAISASLTDARTAVLTISHSGSTHETVTATRLAKEAGAATVCITNFGKSPLQAFADVLLFTMARETNFRTEAMTSRLAQLAIIDALIACLALSDYDTSVRTLRQTFDVLSLKRY